A window from Corynebacterium urogenitale encodes these proteins:
- a CDS encoding 1,4-dihydroxy-2-naphthoate polyprenyltransferase — protein MTEGTTPAHNGARYSGASFGEWLEGARPHTWANAFAPVLAGTAAAQLGGGADWLRAILAAIVALALIIGVNYANDYSDGIRGTDDDRSGPLRLTGSGLVEPKKVKYAAFLSFAVAGVAGVGLSFMSAPWLILIGAACILGAWFYTGGKNPYGYRGLGEVAVFIFFGLVAVLGTEFTQTDTASWRGVAMAVAVGALSSSVNLANNLRDIPTDREAGKITLAVRLGDANTRYLWLSLIGIAVLLTVVMSVGHWPALLGLIAVPLWGIAAQPVMRKAMGRELIPVLGLVGRGMLLWSVVMLLGAFL, from the coding sequence ATGACTGAGGGCACCACCCCGGCCCACAACGGCGCACGCTACTCGGGCGCCAGCTTCGGCGAATGGCTCGAAGGAGCGCGACCCCACACGTGGGCCAACGCCTTCGCCCCAGTGCTTGCAGGCACCGCAGCAGCTCAACTTGGCGGTGGCGCGGACTGGCTGCGAGCTATTCTGGCGGCGATCGTGGCACTGGCTCTCATCATCGGCGTGAACTACGCCAACGACTACTCAGACGGTATTCGCGGTACCGACGACGACCGCTCCGGCCCGCTGCGCCTCACCGGGTCAGGACTGGTCGAGCCCAAGAAGGTGAAGTACGCAGCGTTTCTTAGTTTCGCGGTGGCGGGTGTGGCCGGTGTTGGGCTGAGCTTCATGAGTGCCCCGTGGCTGATCCTCATCGGCGCGGCATGCATCCTCGGCGCGTGGTTCTACACAGGGGGTAAGAATCCTTATGGCTACCGTGGCCTTGGGGAGGTCGCAGTCTTCATCTTCTTCGGTTTGGTCGCGGTTCTCGGCACGGAGTTCACCCAGACGGACACCGCGTCGTGGCGCGGCGTTGCCATGGCCGTTGCTGTCGGCGCACTGTCCAGCTCTGTCAATCTGGCTAATAACTTGCGCGATATCCCCACCGACCGCGAGGCCGGCAAGATCACCCTCGCTGTCCGTTTAGGCGACGCCAACACCCGCTACCTATGGCTTTCCCTCATCGGTATCGCAGTATTGCTGACGGTGGTGATGTCTGTCGGCCACTGGCCAGCGTTGCTGGGGCTGATCGCTGTTCCTTTGTGGGGTATCGCTGCGCAACCGGTCATGAGGAAGGCCATGGGGCGTGAGCTCATCCCCGTGCTGGGGCTGGTCGGCCGCGGCATGCTGCTGTGGAGTGTCGTCATGCTTCTCGGTGCGTTTCTCTAG
- a CDS encoding GntR family transcriptional regulator, with protein sequence MFIHLNPTSTIPIFQQIHDRIIEGIARGEIRHGDKLDPVRRVAAEFGINPATVQKAYDLLRADGVVVTEKRTGSTVRISARPTDEQRAQLREKLNRTASRAAIQGFTEEEIHAELASVLAEITIAGSSKAESNGQIRKTSAVRGPQVLQRGATSASGAPDSSRTATTTSGDARFLEEISTKTTQNTAKPDRSP encoded by the coding sequence GTGTTCATCCACCTCAACCCCACCTCCACCATCCCAATATTCCAGCAGATCCACGACAGGATCATCGAGGGAATCGCCCGCGGAGAGATCCGCCATGGCGACAAACTCGACCCCGTGCGAAGGGTCGCTGCGGAATTTGGCATCAACCCAGCCACTGTCCAAAAGGCCTATGACCTGTTGCGGGCAGATGGTGTCGTGGTCACCGAAAAGAGAACGGGAAGTACAGTCCGCATTTCCGCACGGCCCACTGATGAACAGCGCGCCCAGCTGCGTGAAAAGCTCAACCGGACAGCATCCCGCGCGGCCATCCAAGGTTTCACCGAAGAGGAGATCCATGCCGAGTTGGCCAGCGTCCTCGCGGAAATCACAATCGCCGGTTCCAGCAAAGCCGAAAGCAATGGGCAGATCCGGAAGACAAGCGCCGTAAGAGGGCCACAAGTTCTGCAGCGTGGGGCCACTTCCGCCTCGGGAGCTCCCGACTCCAGTCGCACGGCCACCACCACGTCAGGAGATGCCAGGTTTTTGGAGGAAATCAGCACCAAAACCACCCAAAACACGGCGAAACCTGACAGGTCACCGTAG